From Frankiales bacterium, one genomic window encodes:
- the gatC gene encoding Asp-tRNA(Asn)/Glu-tRNA(Gln) amidotransferase subunit GatC translates to MPDTPSITREDVAHLARLARIDLPPESLDHYAEQLGVILGAVAQVSEVATADVPPTSHPLPLVNVFREDVVRPTLSNAEALAGAPSVESERFRVPRILDEE, encoded by the coding sequence ATGCCGGACACCCCCTCGATCACGCGCGAGGACGTGGCGCACCTCGCCCGTCTCGCCCGCATCGACCTGCCGCCCGAGTCGCTCGACCACTACGCCGAGCAGCTCGGCGTCATCCTCGGGGCCGTCGCCCAGGTGTCCGAGGTCGCGACCGCCGACGTCCCGCCCACCAGCCACCCGCTGCCGCTGGTCAACGTCTTCCGCGAGGACGTCGTGCGTCCCACGCTCAGCAACGCTGAGGCCCTCGCCGGCGCCCCGTCGGTCGAGTCCGAGCGCTTCCGGGTCCCGCGCATCCTGGACGAGGAGTGA
- a CDS encoding electron transfer flavoprotein subunit beta, whose product MKIVVLVKHVPDAAGDRSFAADLTSDRAAVDGRLSELDEYAVEQALQLVEKAGEGEITYLTMGPEAAAEALRKALSMGGDAGVHVVDDALHGSDALATSKVLAAALGKLEWDLVVAGMASTDGTMSVVPAMLAERLGVPGLTLASQLTVADGTVTIRRDGDDASTTVTAPLPALVSVTDQTGEARYPSFKGIMAAKKKPVTTWSLADLGVDAGEVGLSAAWSAVEAATKRPPRAAGVVVTDEGDGGVKLAEFLAAGKFI is encoded by the coding sequence ATGAAGATCGTCGTACTGGTGAAGCACGTCCCGGACGCCGCGGGCGACCGGTCCTTCGCCGCCGACCTGACCAGCGACCGCGCCGCGGTCGACGGCCGGCTCTCCGAGCTCGACGAGTACGCCGTCGAGCAGGCGCTCCAGCTGGTCGAGAAGGCGGGCGAGGGCGAGATCACGTACCTCACGATGGGCCCGGAGGCCGCCGCCGAGGCGCTGCGCAAGGCGCTGTCGATGGGCGGTGACGCCGGCGTCCACGTCGTCGACGACGCGCTGCACGGCAGCGACGCCCTGGCCACCAGCAAGGTGCTCGCGGCCGCGCTCGGCAAGCTCGAGTGGGACCTCGTCGTGGCCGGCATGGCCTCCACCGACGGCACGATGAGCGTCGTCCCCGCGATGCTCGCGGAGCGGCTCGGGGTGCCGGGGCTCACCCTCGCCTCGCAGCTGACCGTCGCCGACGGCACGGTCACCATCCGCCGCGACGGCGACGACGCCTCGACCACCGTCACGGCGCCGCTGCCCGCGCTCGTGTCCGTCACAGACCAGACCGGCGAGGCCCGCTACCCGTCGTTCAAGGGGATCATGGCCGCCAAGAAGAAGCCGGTCACCACGTGGTCGCTGGCCGACCTCGGTGTCGACGCCGGCGAGGTGGGCCTGTCCGCCGCCTGGTCGGCCGTCGAGGCCGCCACCAAGCGGCCGCCGCGCGCGGCCGGCGTCGTGGTCACCGACGAGGGCGACGGCGGCGTGAAGCTCGCCGAGTTCCTCGCTGCCGGCAAGTTCATCTGA
- a CDS encoding EAL domain-containing protein — MGARERPSLWGWSLFALTWQFSVLVGWVLVAVALSELRHVDLAAIGWPLVVVGALAMLGELRPVIASSNYVGSGVAISTAFVFAALYLWGFATAVVLQAVAILLGELVQRKAVWKVLFNVGQYVISVAAAWLVLYAAGVATTSAVPRTQFAGVDIAWVLASWLAYHLVNLALVAGTGASEGQTWWESFTEDFWYYTFSTLSVLAVSPFVVVMASTAWQFVPLLLLPLVGVYKTAAISRDKERQALHDALTDLPNRTLLQQRVEESLALSRRDGGSLGLVLLDLDRFKEVNDTLGHAAGDALLEVVARRLVGAVRPGDTVARLGGDEFAVLLPDVDHPTDAVEVAGRIKQALSEPIRLEGLLMDVDVSIGIALSPQHGEDVDVLLRHADVAMYVAKGEQTGIEIYDAARDPNSPSRLGSVTALREALDQHQLELHYQPKVDLGDGTVVGVEALVRWRHPERGLVPPDEFIPLAERTGLVHRVTSFVLTSALDQVAEWWRHGIQVPVAINVSMRDVQDTDLAGLVAAELDAHHLPPAALVLELTESVLAHDPARAVATLRELADLGVLSSLDDFGTGYSSLVLLERLPVAEIKIDRSFVRRLDESGADPAMVRSIVGFAHGLGLSVVAEGVETSLTWKALRDMGCDVAQGYRVARPMGAAQATQWLVERVVRGPAERAGLRVVGGGEGQGGG, encoded by the coding sequence ATGGGCGCGCGCGAACGACCGTCCCTGTGGGGGTGGTCCCTGTTCGCCCTGACCTGGCAGTTCAGCGTCCTCGTGGGATGGGTGCTCGTCGCCGTCGCGCTGTCCGAGCTGCGCCACGTCGACCTGGCCGCGATCGGCTGGCCCCTGGTCGTCGTGGGCGCCCTGGCCATGCTCGGCGAGCTGCGCCCGGTCATCGCCTCGAGCAACTACGTGGGCTCGGGCGTGGCCATCTCGACCGCGTTCGTGTTCGCCGCTCTCTACCTGTGGGGCTTCGCCACCGCCGTGGTGCTGCAGGCGGTGGCGATCCTGCTGGGCGAGCTGGTGCAGCGCAAGGCGGTGTGGAAGGTCCTCTTCAACGTGGGCCAGTACGTCATCAGCGTCGCCGCGGCGTGGCTGGTGCTCTACGCCGCCGGCGTGGCCACGACCTCGGCCGTGCCGCGCACGCAGTTCGCCGGCGTCGACATCGCCTGGGTGCTCGCGTCGTGGCTGGCCTACCACCTGGTGAACCTGGCGCTCGTCGCCGGCACCGGCGCCTCCGAGGGGCAGACCTGGTGGGAGTCGTTCACCGAGGACTTCTGGTACTACACCTTCTCGACGCTGTCCGTCCTCGCGGTCTCGCCGTTCGTCGTCGTGATGGCGTCCACGGCCTGGCAGTTCGTGCCGCTCCTGCTGCTGCCGCTCGTCGGCGTCTACAAGACCGCGGCGATCTCGCGCGACAAGGAGCGCCAGGCCCTGCACGACGCGCTGACCGACCTCCCCAACCGCACGCTGCTCCAGCAGCGCGTCGAGGAGTCGCTGGCGCTCAGCCGTCGCGACGGCGGGTCGCTGGGCCTGGTGCTGCTCGACCTCGACCGCTTCAAGGAGGTCAACGACACCCTGGGGCACGCCGCGGGCGACGCGCTGCTCGAGGTGGTGGCGCGCCGGCTCGTGGGCGCGGTGCGGCCTGGCGACACCGTGGCGCGGCTCGGCGGCGACGAGTTCGCGGTGCTGCTGCCCGACGTCGACCACCCCACGGACGCGGTGGAGGTCGCGGGCCGGATCAAGCAGGCGCTGTCCGAGCCGATCCGGCTCGAGGGCCTGCTCATGGACGTCGACGTCAGCATCGGGATCGCGCTGAGCCCCCAGCACGGCGAGGACGTCGACGTGCTGCTGCGCCACGCCGACGTCGCGATGTACGTCGCCAAGGGCGAGCAGACGGGCATCGAGATCTACGACGCGGCCCGCGACCCCAACTCGCCGAGCCGGCTCGGCAGCGTCACGGCCCTGCGCGAGGCGCTGGACCAGCACCAGCTCGAGCTGCACTACCAGCCGAAGGTCGACCTCGGCGACGGCACCGTGGTGGGGGTCGAGGCGCTCGTGCGCTGGCGGCACCCCGAGCGCGGCCTCGTGCCGCCGGACGAGTTCATCCCGCTCGCCGAGCGCACGGGCCTGGTGCACCGCGTGACGTCGTTCGTGCTCACCTCCGCGCTCGACCAGGTCGCCGAGTGGTGGCGGCACGGCATCCAGGTGCCGGTCGCGATCAACGTCAGCATGCGCGACGTGCAGGACACCGACCTGGCCGGACTGGTCGCCGCCGAGCTCGACGCGCACCACCTGCCGCCGGCCGCCCTGGTGCTGGAGCTGACCGAGAGCGTGCTGGCCCACGACCCGGCCCGGGCCGTCGCGACCCTGCGCGAGCTGGCCGATCTCGGCGTGCTCAGCTCGCTCGACGACTTCGGCACCGGCTACTCCTCGCTCGTGCTCCTCGAGCGCCTGCCGGTCGCGGAGATCAAGATCGACCGCTCGTTCGTGCGCCGCCTCGACGAGAGCGGGGCGGACCCCGCGATGGTGCGCTCGATCGTCGGGTTCGCCCACGGGCTGGGCCTGTCGGTGGTCGCCGAGGGCGTCGAGACGTCGCTGACCTGGAAGGCGCTGCGCGACATGGGCTGCGACGTGGCGCAGGGCTACCGCGTGGCGCGGCCCATGGGCGCCGCCCAGGCGACCCAGTGGCTCGTCGAGCGGGTCGTGCGTGGCCCGGCCGAGCGGGCCGGCCTGCGCGTGGTGGGCGGCGGCGAGGGTCAGGGCGGCGGCTGA
- a CDS encoding methionine synthase: MADTPPDPLPAAATAVGSMPGTDVREAVAVVVGELGQGDGVPHLPELPARGPGADLVGRTAGLLAAVSPDLAVETTPTGWRFADAPGREARRAASWLGEDLDAWEEALTGFRGRVDASLAGPWTLAATVELRSGERAVRDPGACRDLAEALAAAVADHVAELRRRLPGARIGLWLDEPALPAVLAGSLPTRSGLGRLAAVDDPVVEAGLRTVLDAIRAAGAEPVVHCCAERPPYDLLVRSGAAAVSVDLTRHDRRDDDAVGELVEAGRVLVAGVQDPTGPAASPVGASVGLVQDLGHRLGHGPEATASWVQVSPTCGMAGASPARARATLERLREVGRALRDEEPDRGEG, translated from the coding sequence GTGGCCGACACTCCGCCCGACCCGCTCCCGGCCGCTGCGACGGCGGTCGGCTCCATGCCCGGCACCGACGTCCGGGAGGCCGTGGCCGTCGTCGTCGGCGAGCTCGGCCAGGGCGACGGCGTCCCGCACCTGCCCGAGCTGCCGGCCCGCGGGCCGGGGGCCGACCTCGTGGGCCGCACCGCGGGGCTGCTCGCCGCGGTGAGCCCGGACCTGGCCGTGGAGACGACCCCCACCGGGTGGCGCTTCGCCGACGCCCCGGGGCGCGAGGCGCGCCGGGCCGCGAGCTGGCTCGGCGAGGACCTCGATGCCTGGGAGGAGGCGCTCACCGGCTTCCGCGGCCGCGTGGACGCCTCGCTGGCCGGTCCGTGGACCCTCGCCGCCACGGTGGAGCTGCGCAGCGGGGAGCGCGCGGTGCGCGACCCCGGTGCCTGCCGCGACCTCGCCGAGGCGCTCGCGGCGGCGGTCGCCGACCACGTCGCCGAGCTGCGCCGCCGGCTCCCGGGCGCGCGGATCGGGCTGTGGCTCGACGAGCCGGCGCTGCCCGCGGTGCTGGCCGGGTCGCTGCCCACCCGCAGCGGCCTGGGCCGGCTCGCCGCGGTGGACGACCCGGTCGTGGAGGCCGGGCTGCGCACGGTGCTCGACGCGATCCGCGCGGCGGGCGCCGAGCCGGTGGTGCACTGCTGCGCCGAGCGGCCGCCCTACGACCTGCTCGTGCGGTCGGGCGCCGCGGCGGTGTCGGTCGACCTCACCCGCCACGACCGCCGCGACGACGACGCGGTCGGCGAGCTCGTCGAGGCCGGACGCGTCCTGGTGGCGGGCGTGCAGGACCCGACCGGCCCGGCAGCGTCACCGGTGGGCGCTAGCGTCGGGCTCGTGCAGGACCTCGGACACCGCCTCGGCCACGGCCCGGAGGCGACGGCCTCGTGGGTGCAGGTCTCGCCCACGTGCGGGATGGCGGGCGCCTCGCCGGCCCGTGCCCGCGCCACCCTGGAGCGGCTGCGCGAGGTCGGCCGGGCGCTGCGCGACGAGGAGCCCGATCGTGGCGAGGGGTGA
- a CDS encoding electron transfer flavoprotein subunit alpha/FixB family protein, which produces MGEVLVLVDHVDGAVRKTTTELLTLARRLGEPSAVVLGPGAEKATETLGRYGAAKVYVVDAPEITGFLVAPKAEALVAVAQKASPVAILVTSSAEGKEIAARAAVRLDSGLVTDAVDVDGDGVATQSVFAASYVVTSKVTHGTPIITVKPNAATPEEAPAAAAVENVEVTFSPAATAARITDVAPRQKSGRPELTEAAIVVSGGRGVGGAEGFGVIESLADSLGAAVGASRAATDAGWYPHAFQVGQTGKTVSPQLYIANGISGAIQHRAGMQTSKTIVAVNKDSEAPIFELADFGVVGDLFDVVPQLTDEIAKRKG; this is translated from the coding sequence ATGGGAGAGGTTCTCGTGCTCGTCGACCACGTCGACGGTGCTGTCCGCAAGACCACGACCGAGCTGCTCACCCTCGCCCGCCGGCTCGGCGAGCCCTCGGCCGTCGTGCTCGGCCCGGGCGCGGAGAAGGCGACCGAGACCCTCGGCCGCTACGGCGCGGCCAAGGTCTACGTCGTCGACGCCCCGGAGATCACCGGGTTCCTGGTGGCGCCCAAGGCCGAGGCGCTCGTCGCCGTGGCGCAGAAGGCGTCGCCGGTCGCGATCCTGGTGACCTCCAGCGCCGAGGGCAAGGAGATCGCGGCGCGCGCCGCGGTCCGGCTCGACTCCGGCCTGGTGACCGACGCCGTCGACGTCGACGGCGACGGCGTCGCCACGCAGTCGGTGTTCGCGGCGTCCTACGTCGTCACCTCGAAGGTCACGCACGGCACGCCGATCATCACGGTCAAGCCCAACGCCGCGACGCCCGAGGAGGCGCCCGCGGCGGCAGCGGTCGAGAACGTCGAGGTGACGTTCAGCCCGGCCGCCACCGCGGCGCGCATCACCGACGTCGCCCCGCGGCAGAAGTCCGGCCGGCCCGAGCTCACCGAGGCCGCGATCGTCGTGTCCGGCGGGCGCGGCGTCGGCGGGGCCGAGGGGTTCGGCGTCATCGAGTCGCTCGCCGACTCGCTCGGCGCGGCCGTGGGCGCCTCGCGCGCCGCGACCGACGCCGGCTGGTACCCGCACGCCTTCCAGGTGGGGCAGACCGGCAAGACCGTGAGCCCGCAGCTCTACATCGCCAACGGCATCTCCGGCGCGATCCAGCACCGCGCCGGCATGCAGACCTCGAAGACCATCGTCGCGGTCAACAAGGACTCCGAGGCGCCGATCTTCGAGCTCGCCGACTTCGGCGTCGTGGGCGACCTGTTCGACGTCGTCCCGCAGCTCACCGACGAGATCGCCAAGCGCAAGGGCTGA
- the mnmA gene encoding tRNA 2-thiouridine(34) synthase MnmA, producing MRCGRADLDCRGVRRPGLPRPRGDLADAARGPGRHDGRARGGRQPVLSAHLRTPRPPGRGGVPREHRGRPRRRCRGRRVHLGRHGGRQPRDPGPLPRAPARGRTPAPHPGLVGRAPRRARPGRVARARRGRRRHVARRRRARPGAARLAREAAAGGPRLGRARHRDVGQQRGRHGPARPRGRGAVRGARRAAALRRGAGGRLARRGRLGGRLARAHRSQARRPARRGCRGAAAGPRGRPAAARRRAGARRAQRHARHPRHRRVRGGGARGRARPRGAHRARGAAARPARRRGLGVGRRRHAQRRPGGHPPRHRAPVLRRLRGRRPAAAARRRRCRLLAGLGLLGRCAAAQPRAAGHGGRAAGRAQLPAFLARPHLDRRRRRPARGGPAGRRRPRPPRRDVAVRVVAALSGGVDSAVAAARAVDAGHEVTGVHLALSRSPESHRTGSRGCCTLDDARDARRVADVLGIPFYVWDLSERFAEDVVDDFVAEYAAGRTPNPCLRCNERIKFSAVLDRALALGFDAVATGHYARLADGPRGRELHRAADVAKDQSYVLAVLDADQLAGAMFPLGDTVKADVRAEAARRGLLVADKPDSHDICFVPSGDTAGWLRERLGAAPGDVVDAESGRTLGRHDGAFAFTVGQRRGLHLGAPAADGGRRYVVDVDVATSTVLVGPPVLLEVDRVEAERPRWCGPAPDGPLECHVQLRAHGEPVEAVVEHDGATLVASLRSRVRGVAPGQAVVVYDGTRVVGSATISRTARTGPAT from the coding sequence ATGCGGTGCGGACGTGCTGACCTAGACTGCCGGGGTGTCCGACGCCCGGGTCTACCTCGACCACGCGGCGACCTCGCCGATGCGGCCCGAGGCCCTGGCCGCCATGACGGCCGAGCTCGCGGCGGTCGGCAACCCGTCCTCTCTGCACACCTCCGGACGCCGCGCCCGCCGGGTCGTGGAGGAGTCCCGCGAGAGCATCGCGGCCGACCTCGGCGTCGCTGCCGGGGACGTCGTGTTCACCTCGGGCGGCACGGAGGCCGACAACCTCGCGATCCAGGGCCTCTACCGCGCGCGCCGGCGCGCGGACGGACGCCGGCGCCGCATCCTGGCCTCGTCGGTCGAGCACCACGCCGTGCTCGACCCGGTCGAGTGGCTCGGGCGCGCCGAGGACGCCGACGTCACGTGGCTCGCCGTCGACGAGCTCGGCCGGGTGCGGCTCGACTGGCTCGAGAAGCAGCTGCGGGAGGACCCCGGCTCGGTCGCGCTCGTCACCGTGATGTGGGCCAACAACGAGGTCGGCACGGTCCAGCCCGTCCGCGAGGTCGCGGCGCTGTGCGCGGAGCACGGCGTGCCGCTGCACTCCGACGCGGTGCAGGCGGTCGGCTCGCTCGACGTGGACGCCTCGGTGGTCGACTCGCTCGCGCTCACCGGTCACAAGCTCGGCGGCCCGCTCGGCGTGGGTGCCGTGGTGCTGCGGCGGGGCCTCGAGGTCGACCCGCTGCTGCACGGCGGCGGGCAGGAGCGCGACGTGCGCAGCGGCACGCTCGACACCCCCGCCATCGCCGGGTTCGCGGCGGCGGTGCGCGCGGCCGTGCTCGACCGCGAGGAGCGCACCGCGCACGTGGCGCGGCTGCGCGACCGGCTCGTCGCCGAGGTCTCGGCGTCGGTCGACGGCGTCACGCGCAACGGCGACCCGGTGGACACCCTCCCCGGCATCGCGCACCTGTCCTTCGACGGCTGCGAGGGCGACGCCCTGCTGCTGCTGCTCGACGCCGCCGGTGTCGACTGCTCGCGGGGCTCGGCCTGCTCGGCCGGTGTGCCGCAGCCCAGCCACGTGCTGCTGGCCATGGGGGTCGAGCCGCGGGCCGCGCGCAGCTGCCTGCGTTTCTCGCTCGGCCGCACCTCGACCGACGCCGACGTCGACCGGCTCGTGGAGGTCCTGCCGGCCGTCGTCGCCCGCGCCCGCCGCGCCGGGATGTCGCCGTGAGGGTGGTGGCCGCGCTCTCCGGCGGCGTCGACTCCGCGGTGGCGGCCGCGCGCGCCGTCGACGCCGGCCACGAGGTCACCGGCGTCCACCTCGCGCTCTCGCGATCACCGGAGAGCCACCGCACCGGCTCGCGCGGGTGCTGCACGCTCGACGACGCGCGCGACGCCCGCCGCGTGGCGGACGTGCTCGGCATCCCCTTCTACGTGTGGGACCTCTCCGAGCGCTTCGCCGAGGACGTCGTGGACGACTTCGTCGCGGAGTACGCCGCGGGACGCACGCCCAACCCGTGCCTGCGCTGCAACGAGCGCATCAAGTTCTCCGCCGTCCTCGACCGCGCGCTCGCCCTCGGGTTCGACGCCGTCGCGACCGGCCACTACGCCCGGCTGGCCGACGGCCCGCGCGGCCGCGAGCTGCACCGGGCGGCCGACGTGGCGAAGGACCAGTCGTACGTGCTCGCCGTGCTCGACGCGGACCAGCTCGCCGGGGCCATGTTCCCGCTCGGCGACACGGTCAAGGCCGACGTGCGGGCCGAGGCCGCGCGGCGCGGGCTGCTGGTGGCGGACAAGCCCGACAGCCACGACATCTGCTTCGTGCCGTCCGGCGACACCGCGGGCTGGCTGCGCGAGCGCCTCGGCGCCGCTCCGGGCGACGTCGTCGACGCCGAGTCCGGCCGTACCCTGGGCCGTCACGACGGCGCCTTCGCGTTCACGGTGGGCCAGCGCCGCGGCCTGCACCTCGGCGCCCCGGCCGCCGACGGCGGCCGCCGCTACGTCGTCGACGTCGACGTCGCCACGTCCACGGTGCTCGTCGGTCCGCCGGTGCTGCTCGAGGTCGACCGCGTCGAGGCCGAGCGTCCGCGCTGGTGCGGCCCCGCGCCCGACGGCCCGCTCGAGTGCCACGTGCAGCTGCGTGCGCACGGCGAGCCCGTCGAGGCCGTGGTCGAGCACGACGGCGCGACGCTGGTCGCGTCCCTGCGCTCGCGCGTGCGCGGCGTCGCGCCCGGGCAGGCCGTCGTCGTCTACGACGGCACGCGCGTCGTCGGCAGCGCCACCATCTCCCGCACCGCGCGCACCGGCCCGGCGACGTAG
- the ligA gene encoding NAD-dependent DNA ligase LigA — MPAESAARWRELVELVEDARRRYYVQDAPTLSDAEYDTLFRELEQLEAAHPQLVSADSPTQAVGGERSEMFEPVEHLQRMLSLDNAFSSEELAAWAARIERDLGSVPELLCELKVDGLAVDIVYERGRLRSLATRGDGRVGEDVTYNVRFIPAIPRTLSGTAEHPVPDLVEVRGEVYFPVADFDALNAEMLELGRSPFANARNAGAGTLRQRVDRREQELAAARERGASSVERLEGELARATRRLELLRLVVHGVGEWQGHEPSRQSDAYAALRGWGLPTSDRARVVADLAGVEEYVAFYGEHRHDVEHEIDGVVVKVDDLATQGRLGSTSRAPRWAIAYKYPPEVVRTRLLDIMVNVGRTGRVTPFAVMEPVRVAGSTVSMATLHNQEEVVRKGVLIGDLVFLRKAGDVIPEVLGPVVEERTGQERAFVMPTRCPSCGTPLAPAKEGDVDIRCPNQRSCPSQLRERVFHVASRGALDIEGLGFKAAVALLDDGIVSDEGDVLGLTGEDLARSAFFTRDGGGGQRVLTANAEKLLTELRAARERPLWRVIVALSIRHVGPTAAQALAREFGDLDRIAAASVEELAATEGVGPVIAEALLDWFSVDWHREVVEKWRAAGVRLAEERADTGPRPLDGVTVVITGTVEGWSRDGATAAVQEAGGKVSGSVSRKTDFVVVGENPGSKYDKAVELGRPVLDAGGFRVLLEQGPDAAREVASPPPA; from the coding sequence GTGCCGGCCGAGTCGGCCGCGCGCTGGCGCGAGCTGGTCGAGCTGGTCGAGGACGCCCGCCGCCGCTACTACGTGCAGGACGCGCCCACCCTGTCCGACGCCGAGTACGACACGCTGTTCCGCGAGCTCGAGCAGCTCGAGGCGGCCCACCCGCAGCTGGTGTCGGCCGACTCGCCCACGCAGGCGGTCGGCGGCGAGCGGTCGGAGATGTTCGAGCCGGTCGAGCACCTGCAGCGCATGCTCAGCCTCGACAACGCGTTCAGCAGCGAGGAGCTCGCCGCCTGGGCCGCCCGCATCGAGCGCGACCTCGGCTCGGTGCCCGAGCTGCTCTGCGAGCTGAAGGTCGACGGCCTGGCCGTCGACATCGTCTACGAGCGCGGCCGGCTGCGCTCGCTGGCCACCCGCGGCGACGGCCGCGTCGGCGAGGACGTCACCTACAACGTGCGCTTCATCCCGGCGATCCCGCGCACGCTCTCGGGCACCGCCGAGCACCCGGTGCCCGACCTCGTGGAGGTGCGCGGCGAGGTGTACTTCCCGGTCGCCGACTTCGACGCCCTCAACGCCGAGATGCTCGAGCTGGGCCGCTCCCCGTTCGCCAACGCGCGCAACGCCGGTGCGGGCACGCTGCGCCAGCGGGTCGACCGCCGCGAGCAGGAGCTCGCCGCGGCGCGCGAGCGCGGCGCCTCGTCCGTCGAGCGGCTCGAGGGCGAGCTGGCCCGCGCCACCCGGCGCCTGGAGCTGCTGCGCCTCGTGGTGCACGGCGTCGGCGAGTGGCAGGGGCACGAGCCGTCGCGCCAGTCCGACGCCTACGCCGCGCTGCGGGGCTGGGGGCTGCCCACCAGCGACCGGGCCCGCGTCGTCGCGGACCTCGCCGGGGTCGAGGAGTACGTCGCCTTCTACGGCGAGCACCGCCACGACGTCGAGCACGAGATCGACGGCGTCGTGGTGAAGGTGGACGACCTCGCCACCCAGGGCCGGCTGGGGTCGACCTCGCGCGCTCCGCGGTGGGCGATCGCCTACAAGTACCCGCCCGAGGTCGTGCGCACGCGGCTGCTCGACATCATGGTCAACGTCGGGCGCACCGGACGCGTGACGCCGTTCGCCGTGATGGAGCCCGTCCGGGTGGCCGGCTCGACGGTGTCGATGGCGACCCTGCACAACCAGGAGGAGGTCGTCCGCAAGGGCGTCCTCATCGGCGACCTGGTGTTCCTGCGCAAGGCCGGCGACGTCATCCCCGAGGTGCTCGGCCCGGTGGTCGAGGAGCGCACCGGCCAGGAGCGCGCCTTCGTCATGCCCACCCGCTGCCCGTCGTGCGGCACGCCGCTCGCGCCCGCGAAGGAGGGCGACGTCGACATCCGCTGCCCCAACCAGCGGTCCTGCCCGTCGCAGCTGCGCGAGCGGGTGTTCCACGTCGCCTCGCGCGGGGCGCTCGACATCGAGGGCCTCGGGTTCAAGGCCGCCGTCGCGCTGCTCGACGACGGCATCGTCTCCGACGAGGGCGACGTGCTCGGCCTCACCGGCGAGGACCTCGCCCGCTCCGCGTTCTTCACCCGCGACGGCGGGGGAGGGCAGCGGGTGCTCACGGCCAACGCGGAGAAGCTCCTCACCGAGCTGCGCGCCGCGCGCGAGCGGCCGCTGTGGCGGGTGATCGTGGCGCTGTCCATCCGGCACGTCGGCCCCACCGCGGCCCAGGCGCTGGCGCGGGAGTTCGGCGACCTCGACCGCATCGCGGCCGCCTCGGTCGAGGAGCTCGCGGCCACGGAGGGCGTCGGCCCGGTCATCGCCGAGGCGCTCCTGGACTGGTTCTCGGTCGACTGGCACCGCGAGGTGGTCGAGAAGTGGCGCGCCGCCGGGGTGCGCCTGGCCGAGGAGCGCGCCGACACCGGCCCGCGCCCGCTCGACGGCGTCACCGTGGTCATCACGGGCACGGTGGAGGGGTGGTCGCGCGACGGCGCGACCGCCGCCGTGCAGGAGGCAGGCGGCAAGGTCAGCGGGTCGGTCTCGCGCAAGACCGACTTCGTCGTGGTGGGCGAGAACCCCGGCTCCAAGTACGACAAGGCGGTCGAGCTGGGCCGCCCGGTGCTCGACGCCGGCGGCTTCCGCGTCCTGCTCGAGCAGGGCCCCGACGCCGCCCGCGAGGTGGCCTCACCGCCCCCGGCCTGA